The region AGCAGACCCACCAGATGGCCCTGACGTCCAAGCACTGGCACCAGGCAGTCGGGCTTGAGCGGCGCCAGCCGAAACGGCCGGGGAAGCTTATCCTCCTCCTCGGTCACGTCCCAGGGCCGCCCGCGACGGACCACTTCAGCCAGCACGGGATCAGAGGGGGAGAGGGAAGCCAGTTCCGGCGGGACATCGCCGCGCATGGCGGAAAGCCGGTTGGCGTCCGTCTCCAGGTAAACCACCAACGAGCTTGGACTCAACGCTTGTCCCACGTGTTTCTGCAAAAGGCCGGCCAATTTTTCCCGGTCAGTTGCATTCCGGGAAATTTCGACCAGGTTCTCAAGGACCATGCGGGCATCGTATGAATTGCGGAAAAAGGCGCGGTCGATCCTTTCTCCCACACGCTTGTGGACCTCCATTCCGGCCCACAGCAGAACGGTGCCGAAGCCTGCCCCTAAGGCGATGCCGCCTGGAATTCCTCCGGCGGCAAACAGTTCCAGGTAGGGGGCCAGAAAGACCGCGAAAGCCAGCGTAACTCCGATGCTGACAAGGGCCAGCAAAATCGTAAAGCCGCGAAGGACGAGCAGATAACGCGCGCCGCGGCGCAACAGGACAGGGACCTCGAGGACGCGATGTTTGACCACCGCATAGGCGAAGGAGAGAGGAAAGAGAAAGAGCAGAACGACCAGTATTACGCCCAAAGCCAGTGGCGGATGGACCCGAAGGAAATCGCCCAGAGCTGTGAGGAACGAGATCGGTAGCACTCCCACCAGAGTGCCCCAAAGAATTACACGAATCTTGCGCCGGGCTTCCGGGGTGGGCGCGGTGACGGCGTTCGCCAGCAGCGCGATCAAACCCGCTGCAATGAAGCCATAACTGTAGGTGAGGCGGAAAATGTGTAAAGCATGCCCTCCGATCAGATGTTCCACAAACTCAGGAGCTCGAGAAGTTCCGATCTGCAATCCGGGAACCGCGAATGTGGCGGCAATGGCGAAGCCAAGCCACTTCAGCCACGGCAGGCGGCGCTCCAGGAACGAGCGGGCAGGGAAGAGGGTGAAAAAGCAGTAGAAGATCGCTCCCAGGAAGGTGCTGAATATTGCCCGATAGGCCATGGAAAACGAGCGAAGCGCAGGATCCAATCCAGCGAACATGTTTGGAAAAGGAGGAGCGGCGGTGAAACACATGAACATCAGCAACAGCAGCCAGGCGTTGCGGTCCTCAAGCCGCCAAAAGAGGACCGGCAAGCCGACTATCAGGAATACCAGGGGATAAGTATGAAGAACTTCCTGGCCCAACCGCTCGGTCAGCCCGGCCTCTTTCGACGGCGACCGGCGCGCTCGGAAGGTGGCGGTCAGCAGCAGAGGAGACGTTTCCCCTTCGCGAACGACTCTGAGTTCCACCTCGTTGCCGGGTTTCTGGCGTGACCACACGTCAAAAATCATGTGGCGATCTTCAATCGGGTGCTCGTTGACGGCTGTGATGCGGTCTCCCGGTCTTAACCCCGCTTTGGCCGCGGGCCCGCCGGGCTCGACGGTGCGGACGCGTTCAGCGTGCAGCGCCCCAATATAGTCGAAATCAAAGCCCAGCTCTACGCCGCTCTGCCAGCGGATGGAGTACATCCAGAGCGAGCTGTAAAGCACGGCCGCAGCGGCAAAAGTTGCCGCCAATGCAGCCAGCAGGGGCTTCGAGACTGGGAGAACGCTTTCCATGCTTACAGATGCCTAACATCATAATACGGGATTTGGCCAGGCGGGTTTCTGAGTGGCGCGGCAAGCCCGGAAGATTTGACAGAGGTTTGACAAAACGCCAGAGGCGCTACTGCGGGCAGCGTTCGGGCTACACCTCCGGGATGCCCAGGTCTTTCGAACCGAGCGGCGACATCGTCACGTTTGGCGCGTACTGCTCGAGCAGATCAAGGGCAATGCGCGCGCGACGGACGCGCTCACGGCCCATCCGGGCCGCCAGGTCTTCAATGTGGCCGCCGGAGGGATAAATGTCAGGAGCATTCCGCAACCCGAACTTGAAGTAATTGGGCGCCGACACCTGGATGATCAGCGGCATCTCGTAATACCGGATAAAACCTCCGAAGTTGTCAGGCACTTCGATGTAGAGGTCGATGGGAATATTCACCGCCTGACGAATGGCGCCGATCTGAGCCGGCGCAAGGTCGGTGGGGATGTTCAACGTGGAAACACCCGCCTGCTCAAACAGCCTTGCCGTAGCGGGATTGGCCGCCGGCAGCGTCACCGAACTCTTGACCACCAGGTTCCTGGGCAGTTCACCTTTTTTCTTCATTTCGTTGATCACCCAGATCAAACCAAGGTCGGCGGGAAGAATACTGCGAATTCCGAGATCGCAGGCGCGTTTGACGTCTTCAATGGCGTAGACGAGCTGGTCGGCCCCCCGGTGTTGGAGCCCCATCACCTTGCCGGCCGTTGAAGCGGTCTGCGCGCCCGTCTCAAAAGTGGCGCGCGGCCCAACGAACAGGCACACCTCGATGCGCTGGTCGCGGCCGATGTGCGCCATCTCCGAGATTTCGGCGCGGGTCAGCAGCATGACGCCGCTGCCCTGGCTGACACGGTGAATCGGAACGTTCAGGTCCTTGGCGGCATCCAGCACGTCGCGGAAAACGCGCGGACCCTCGACGCTGGGAATTTCAAAGCGGTATTGCCCGCCGTCCTTAAAGCGGAGCGAAGTTGGCTTGAGCGCATGATTGTCTTCATACGGCAGCTTGAGCTTGGCGAGAAATTGTTGCGTCTTCTTCATGGCAATCTCCTGGAGGAGTCTCAGATTCTTCCTATTGCGTATACTTCAAATAAACCGTGCGCGATTCTGTATAGAAATCAAGCGCCAATGGCCCCTGCTCGCGCATGCCAAAACTCGATTCCTTCGTGCCGCCAAAGGGAAGCTGATATTCCACTCCCGCCGTCGGCAGGTTGATGGTGATCAGGCCCACCTCGATGCCGTTGATAAACTGATGCACCCGCGTCAGGTCTCGCGAAACAATGGAGGCGGAAAGTCCGAACGGCACTCCGTTGGCCACGCGCATGGCGTCTTCAAAATCCTCAGCCGCCATCAACCCCAGCACCGGCCCGAAGACTTCTTCCTGGGCAATGCGCATCTCCGGCTTGACCTCGTCGAAAATCGTCGGCTCGACAAAGAAGCCTTTGTCATAAATCCCGCCCGTCAGGCGCTTCCCGCCGCAAAGTAGTTTGGCGCCCTCTTTTTTGGCGATTTCAATATACTTCAGATCGGTCTCGAGCTGCCTCTCGTCAACCGCAGGCCCCATCTGGATTCCCGGCTCAACTCCGTTACCTACTTTCAACGCTTTCGTCTTCGCGACGAGCTTTTCCACCAGCGGCTTGTAAATATCTTTTTCGATGATGGCCCGGCTGCAGGCGGTGCATTTCTGCCCGGTGGAGAAGAAGGCGCCATTCACCAGAATCTCCGCGGCGTAATCGAGATCCGTGTCCTTCAGGACAATGGTTGGATTCTTGCCGCCCATTTCAAGCTGAATTCGCACCTTTCGCCCAGCCAGTTTCTCGTGCAGGCGATTGCCCACATCGCACGAGCCGGTAAACGAGATGCCGCGGATGGCAGGATGTTCCACCAGCGCGTTACCGGCTCCGCTGCCGCTTCCGGTGACGTAATTGACTACGCCGCCGGGTATTCCGGCTTCAACCAGCGCCTCCACCAGGCGGTAGGGGCTGAGGGGCGCCAGCGACGCGGGCTTGATCACCACTGTGTTGCCCGCAACCAGCGCGGGGGCCATTTTCCACGCAGGAATTGCACTGGGAAAATTCCATGGCGTGATCAGTCCCACCACTCCGAGCGGCTTGCGCATCATGTAGCAGAAAACGTTTGGGCGCTCGGAAGGAATCTGGTAACTGAATGACCGCGCACCCTCGCCACCGAAATATCGGAAAATATTGATGGCGCGTTTGACTTCACCCTTGGCTTCGGGCAGGGTTTTGCCTTCCTCGCGGGTCATGTCTTCAGCAACCTTGTCGAGGCGGGACTCCAGCAGCTCGGCGGCCTTGAAGAGGTATTCGCCGCGGCGCGGGGCTGGCAGTGCAGCCCATGCCGGCTGCGCCTTTGCCGCCTCGGCGCAGGCGGTGTTCACTTCTTCGGCGCCGGAAGCCTGAAAGTTCCCGAGTACTTCGTCCGTGTTGGCAGGATTAATGTTGGGAAAAGTTTCCTTTGAAGCGCATTCAACCCACTCGCCGGCGATCATGTTTCGAAAAATTTGCGGCATATTGCCTCCCTCGGTGATAACGGTTAAAAATGAAAACGCAGAACGCTCTAACGGAGCTGAACAACTCCTTCTGCTACCATTGGCTGAGGTTATATCGTACTATAAAGTTCTTCGAGTAGAAGTTTGAGAATTCGGGCATTGGAGCGAAGTGAAAATCGAAACGATTGTGACGGCTGTTATTTTCTTAAGCGTCGGATTTCTGGCAGGATTCATCTACAAGTCCCAGCGGCAGGTTAATATTCCGGCGCCGGCCGTTGCCGCGGCTGCGCAAGGCGCGGAATCGGGTCCAGCCGCTGCAATGGGCATGGGCGGAAACGCGAATGTTGATCCGGCAACGGGCCTTCCCGCGGGGCACCCGCCGCTCGAAGTCGCGCAAATTATCCAGAGTTACGAACAACGAGCCAGGCAGAATCCGCAGGATGCCGGAATCCCGTTGCAACTGGCAAACTACCTTTATGACAAAAAATATTTCAACCTAGCGGTCGAGTGGTACGAGCGTTCGCTGAAGTTGAACGCTAATGAGATTAACGCGTGGACGGACCTGGGAACCTGCTACTTTTACACCGGCCAGGCCCGGCAGGCCATCGCGGAATACAACAAATCTCTTGCGCTCGACCCGAATCACCAGCCGACCATATTCAACCTCATCGTTGTGAACCTTGAGGGCACTCACGACTTGCGGACCGCCGCCAAATATTGGAATGAACTCAACCGGCAGAACCCGAATTATCCTGGGCTTGGGGAAATCAAGGCAAAATTGGATGCAGCGATGGCGGGCCCAGGCTCTGCCATGGCCCGTTAGAGTAAACGGGGCATCCCCGCCAGGTTGGGCGCCGTCTTACTAGTGTGGCACGCTTAATTGAAATCATCATGGACTTGGTTTTGATGATCGGCATGGTGTATGCCATCTCAAGGTCCATTCGCGGCATGCTGGGCGGCGGGCCCAGGGGTGTGGACAGCCGGTCCCAAAG is a window of Terriglobia bacterium DNA encoding:
- a CDS encoding tetratricopeptide repeat protein, translating into MKIETIVTAVIFLSVGFLAGFIYKSQRQVNIPAPAVAAAAQGAESGPAAAMGMGGNANVDPATGLPAGHPPLEVAQIIQSYEQRARQNPQDAGIPLQLANYLYDKKYFNLAVEWYERSLKLNANEINAWTDLGTCYFYTGQARQAIAEYNKSLALDPNHQPTIFNLIVVNLEGTHDLRTAAKYWNELNRQNPNYPGLGEIKAKLDAAMAGPGSAMAR
- a CDS encoding aldehyde dehydrogenase family protein yields the protein MPQIFRNMIAGEWVECASKETFPNINPANTDEVLGNFQASGAEEVNTACAEAAKAQPAWAALPAPRRGEYLFKAAELLESRLDKVAEDMTREEGKTLPEAKGEVKRAINIFRYFGGEGARSFSYQIPSERPNVFCYMMRKPLGVVGLITPWNFPSAIPAWKMAPALVAGNTVVIKPASLAPLSPYRLVEALVEAGIPGGVVNYVTGSGSGAGNALVEHPAIRGISFTGSCDVGNRLHEKLAGRKVRIQLEMGGKNPTIVLKDTDLDYAAEILVNGAFFSTGQKCTACSRAIIEKDIYKPLVEKLVAKTKALKVGNGVEPGIQMGPAVDERQLETDLKYIEIAKKEGAKLLCGGKRLTGGIYDKGFFVEPTIFDEVKPEMRIAQEEVFGPVLGLMAAEDFEDAMRVANGVPFGLSASIVSRDLTRVHQFINGIEVGLITINLPTAGVEYQLPFGGTKESSFGMREQGPLALDFYTESRTVYLKYTQ
- a CDS encoding SpoIIE family protein phosphatase, giving the protein MESVLPVSKPLLAALAATFAAAAVLYSSLWMYSIRWQSGVELGFDFDYIGALHAERVRTVEPGGPAAKAGLRPGDRITAVNEHPIEDRHMIFDVWSRQKPGNEVELRVVREGETSPLLLTATFRARRSPSKEAGLTERLGQEVLHTYPLVFLIVGLPVLFWRLEDRNAWLLLLMFMCFTAAPPFPNMFAGLDPALRSFSMAYRAIFSTFLGAIFYCFFTLFPARSFLERRLPWLKWLGFAIAATFAVPGLQIGTSRAPEFVEHLIGGHALHIFRLTYSYGFIAAGLIALLANAVTAPTPEARRKIRVILWGTLVGVLPISFLTALGDFLRVHPPLALGVILVVLLFLFPLSFAYAVVKHRVLEVPVLLRRGARYLLVLRGFTILLALVSIGVTLAFAVFLAPYLELFAAGGIPGGIALGAGFGTVLLWAGMEVHKRVGERIDRAFFRNSYDARMVLENLVEISRNATDREKLAGLLQKHVGQALSPSSLVVYLETDANRLSAMRGDVPPELASLSPSDPVLAEVVRRGRPWDVTEEEDKLPRPFRLAPLKPDCLVPVLGRQGHLVGLLVLGSRLSEEPYSREDRRLLASVAIQAGIAMESIHLGEEIAERIETERHAAQEMEFARQVQARLFPQKLPPLRTLEYAGGCAPAREVGGDFYDFLELRPGRLALVLADIAGKGVSGALLMANLQANLRSQYVLALDDICQLLSSVNRLFYENTGDSSYATLFFADYDDSTRRLRYVNCGHLPPLLLRKCSPSTAGPNPPLNVERLDSTSTVLGLFEAWDCRVSEIALSPGDTLLLYTDGVTEAANSSGEEFGESRLLETACSHYKLNAGPLLDSVIQAVQRFSSEKQADDITLVVARCLA